TGGGCGACTTTGCCCGTGACTACGCCTTCGGTGTCGACGCCCACGCCATGCCGGCTACCGAAGCGGTGTTCCAGGGCATCGTGCGGGCCGATGGCCGCGTCGCGACCCGCAATTACATCGGCATCCTCACCTCGGTGAACTGCTCGGCCACCGTCGCCCGGGCCGTGGCCGATCATTTTCGTCGCGACATTCACCCGCAAGCGCTGGCCGATTACCCGAACATCGATGGTGTGGTGGCCCTGACCCACGGCGCCGGGTGTGCCGTCGATCCCAGCGGCGAAGCCCTTGGACTGCTGCGTCGCACCCTGGCGGGCTACGCCGTGCATCCCAATTTCGCCGCCGTGCTGATCATTGGCCTGGGCTGCGAGACCAACCAGATCGAAAGCCTGCTCGAAAGCCAGGGCATGCAAGCCAGCGATCAACTGCGTGCGTTCACCATTCAAGGGCTGGGTGGCACGTCGAAAACCATCGCCAGCGGCATCGAACAGGTCAAGGCGTTGCTGCCCAAGGCCAATCAGGTGAAACGCGAGCCGGTCAGTGCGCGCCATCTGGTGGTCGGCCTGCAATGCGGCGGCTCGGATGGCTATTCGGGCATTACCGCCAATCCGGCGCTGGGCAATGCCGTCGACCGTCTGGTGGCGGCGGGTGGCACCGCGATCCTCTCGGAAACCCCGGAAATCTATGGCGCCGAACACTTGCTGACGCGCCGCGCGGTGAGCCGCGAAGTGGGGGAGAAACTCATCGCGCGCATCCACTGGTGGGAAGACTACTGCCGGCGCATGAACGCCGAACTGAACAACAACCCTTCGGCCGGCAACAAGGCCGGTGGCCTGACCACCATTCTCGAAAAATCCCTGGGCGCCGTGGCCAAGGCCGGCTCCAGCAACCTGGTGGATGTCTACCAGTACGCGCAACCAGTCCGGGCCAAGGGCCTGGTGTTCATGGACACCCCGGGCTACGACCCGGTCTCGGCGACCGGGCAGGTGGCCGGTGGCGCCAACCTGATCGCCTTCACCACCGGTCGCGGCTCGGCCTACGGCTGCGCGCCCGCACCCTCGATCAAACTGGCCACCAACAACCGGGTGTTCGAGCACCAGGAAGAGGACATGGACGTGAACTGCGGCGGCATCGCCGACGGTTCCACCAGCATCGAGGAACGTGGCGCCTACATCTTCGAACAGATGCTGCGCATCGCCTCCGGTGAACGCAGCAAGAGCGAGCAGCACGGTTACGGGCAGAACGAGTTCGTGCCCTGGCAGATCGGTGCCGTCACCTGAACGACGGACCTGAGCGACAGCCCTGCAACTTTCACAAGGTGAACACTTCATGCACGTAAGCGGATTCAACTTTATCGCGGGGCAGCGCAGCGCCCTGGGCGATACCCTGGTCTACAGCGTCGACGCCCATACCAGCGAGCGCCTGCCGGGTGCGTTCCATCAGGCTACTTTGGCGGAAGTCGACGCGGCGGTGGCGGCGGCCAGCGCGGCTTTCCCGCTGTTTCGCAACCTGGCGGCCACCCGTCGCGCCGAATTCCTTGAAGCCATCGCCGATGAACTCGATGGCCTGGGCGAGGATTTCATCGCACTGACCTGCCGGGAAACCGCGCTGCCGAGCGCGCGCATTCAAGGTGAGCGCGCCCGCACCAGCGGCCAGATGCGCCTGTTCGCCCAGGTGCTGCGTCGCGGCGATTTCTACGGTGCGCGCATCGACCGGGCCTTGCCGGATCGCACCCCGTTGCCACGTCCGGATCTGCGCCAATACCGTATCGGCGTGGGTCCGGTGGCGGTGTTCGGAGCCAGCAACTTCCCGCTGGCGTTCTCCACCGCCGGTGGCGATACCACCGCTGCACTGGCCGCCGGCTGCCCGGTGGTGTTCAAGGCACACAGCGGCCATATGGCCACGGCCGAGCGGGTGGCCGAAGCGCTGATCCGTGCCGCCGAACGCACCGGCATGCCGGCGGGCGTGTTCAACATGATCTTCGGTGCGGGCGTCGGCGAGGCGCTGGTCAAGCACCCGGGCATTCAGGCGGTGGGCTTTACCGGCTCGCTCAAGGGCGGTCGTGCCCTGTGCGACATGGCGGCCGCCCGGCCGCAACCGATCCCGGTGTTCGCCGAGATGTCGAGCATCAACCCGGTGCTGGTCCTGCCCCAGGCCCTGGAAAACCGTGGCCCGCAGATGGCCAGGGAATTGAGCGCCTCGGTGGTGCAGGGCTGCGGCCAGTTCTGTACCAACCCCGGCCTGGTCCTGGGCATCCGCTCGCCGGCGTTCAGCCAGTTCATCGAGTGCCTGACCGGGCAGATGGCCGAGCATGCGCCGCAAACCATGCTCAATGCCGGCACGCTGGGCAGCTATGGCAAAGGCGTGCAGGCATTGCTGGCACACCCGGGCATCAAGCACCTGGGCGGCCTGGCGCAAACCGACAACCAGGCGCAGCCGCAACTGTTCGAGGCAGATATCCGCCTGTTGCTGGAGCAGGATGAGCTGCTGCAGGAAGAAGTCTTCGGCCCGTGCACCGTGGTGGTCCAGGTGGCGGACGAGGCCGAACTGCTGCGCGCCGTCGCTGCCTTGCGCGGGCAACTGACGGCCACATTGCTGGCGGACGACGAGGACCTGATGGCCTTCGGTCACCTGTTCGGGATGCTGGAAGAGAAGGTCGGCCGGGTGTTGCTCAATGGTTACCCGACCGGCGTCGAAGTCTGCGACGCGATGGTCCACGGCGGACCCTATCCGGCGACTTCGGATGCACGCGGCACTTCGGTCGGCACCCTGGCGATCGATCGCTTCCTGCGCCCGGTGTGCTACCAGAACGTCCCCGACGCGCTGCTGCCCGATGCCTTGAAAAACGCCAATCCACTGGGGCTGCAACGCCTGGTCGATGGCCAATCCAGCACTGCTGCCCTGAATTGATCACGGAGTCGCCAGCATGACCCAAGCCAAAGGCTACGACGTACAAACCCTGAGCGGGTTCGTCGAGCAACTGTTTGAAAAGAGCGGGGCCGACGCCGAAGTGGCCCGGGTGGTGACCCGGGTGTTGCTCGAAGGCGAGCTGCTGGGCCACCGCACCCACGGCCTGAATCTGGTCAGCCGCTACATCGGCGGCATGCAGAGCGGGGAGGTCAAGGCCAAGGCCCAGTTGCTTGAGCAGGTCTCGGACAGCGGCATTTCCAGCCTGTTCGACGGCCACTATGTACTCGGCCCTTATTGTGTCAGCCGGGCGCTGGACAGCGCGGCGAAAGGCGCGAGCGAGCAGGGCATCGGCATAGCCGTGGTGCGTCGCGCCTCGCACATCGGTTGCCTGGCCGCCTACCTCAAACCCTTCACCGATCGCGGTCTGGTGGCGATGGTGTATTCCTCCGATCCGTCGGTGGGCATCGTCAGCGCCCACGGCGGCATCGACCCGATCTACACGCCCAATCCGATTGCCGCCGGCATTCCGACCCGGGGCGAGCCGATTCTGCTGGATGTGAGCATGTCCACCGTGACCCTGGCCATGGTCGGTCAGTGCCGTGACACGGGCACTCGCTTGCCGCACCCGGTGGTGATGAGCAACGAAGGGCAGGTGAGCGATGACCCGAGCGACTTTTTCACCACGCCACCGGGCAGCATCCTGCCGTTGGGCGGCGAGGCGTTCGGGCACAAGGGTTTTGCCCTGGCGCTGCTGGTGGAGGCGCTGACCTCGGGGCTGGCTGGACACGGACGCAAGGACGGCCCGGATCAGTGGGGCGCGTCGGCCACCGCCGTTGTGATCGACCCGCGTTTCTTCGGCGGGTTGGAAGCCTTCACTGAGGAAAGTTCGTTCCTGAGCAAACTGATCCTGGCCAGTCGCCCGATCGACCCGCAACGCCCGGTGCGATTGCCCGGCCAGGCGGGCCTGAAACTGCGCGCGCAAGCACTGGAGCAAGGCTTGAACCTGACACCGAAAGTGCTCGATGAACTGAACCGCACGGCCCGGCAGCTGCAATTGCCCGAGCTGCCCTGATCCCCGTTTTCCCCCTGTAGGAGCGAGCCTGCTCGCGATGGACGTCAACGATAACGCTGGCAGCCTGACACCCCACGGTGTTCGGACCTCCATCGCGAGCAGGCTCGCTCCTGGTCATGCATTCACAGAACAAGAGAGCTGACATGACAAACCCACTTGTGCCCCAGAGCAATGACCTTTCCGTTTTCCACACCGGCAGCTGGGTCGGGCGTGTCTGGCTGCCCGATCAGGGCCCGGCCGTGGTGCTGGTCAAGGCCGGTGCCGTGCATGACATCAGTGCCCATGTGGCCACGGTCTCGGCGCTGCTTGAGCTAGCGGACCCCGTGGCCTGGCTGCGCGCATTGCCCTTGGGCGACGCCTTGATCGAGTTGCCGGCGTTGCTGCAAAACAGCGACCCGAACCTGCGCGATGAAAGCCTGCCGTGGCTGCTGGCACCCATCGACCTGCAGGCGGTCAAGGCCGCTGGCGTGACCTTCGCCACCAGTCTGCTGGAGCGTGTGGTCGAGGAGCAGGCCAAGGGCGACCCGGCCAAGGCCGATGCGATCCGCGATACCCTGGCCAGTCGCATCGGTGCTGACCTGTCGCAGATCGTCCCCGGCTCGGCCCAGGCCGAGGCCCTGCGCAAGGTCCTGATGGAGCAGGGGCTGTGGTCGCAGTATCTGGAAGTCGGTATCGGCCCGGACGCCGAGATTTTCACCAAGGCTCAACCGCTGTCGGCGGTGGGCCACGGCGCC
This genomic interval from Pseudomonas putida contains the following:
- a CDS encoding UxaA family hydrolase; this encodes MQLIARTGTGDAAVIRLNPQDNVLIARQALPEGLSLEAEAITVRQPIPSGHKVATRRVEPGQPLRRYGQIIGFASQAIEAGDHVHVHNVEMGDFARDYAFGVDAHAMPATEAVFQGIVRADGRVATRNYIGILTSVNCSATVARAVADHFRRDIHPQALADYPNIDGVVALTHGAGCAVDPSGEALGLLRRTLAGYAVHPNFAAVLIIGLGCETNQIESLLESQGMQASDQLRAFTIQGLGGTSKTIASGIEQVKALLPKANQVKREPVSARHLVVGLQCGGSDGYSGITANPALGNAVDRLVAAGGTAILSETPEIYGAEHLLTRRAVSREVGEKLIARIHWWEDYCRRMNAELNNNPSAGNKAGGLTTILEKSLGAVAKAGSSNLVDVYQYAQPVRAKGLVFMDTPGYDPVSATGQVAGGANLIAFTTGRGSAYGCAPAPSIKLATNNRVFEHQEEDMDVNCGGIADGSTSIEERGAYIFEQMLRIASGERSKSEQHGYGQNEFVPWQIGAVT
- a CDS encoding aldehyde dehydrogenase (NADP(+)), which translates into the protein MHVSGFNFIAGQRSALGDTLVYSVDAHTSERLPGAFHQATLAEVDAAVAAASAAFPLFRNLAATRRAEFLEAIADELDGLGEDFIALTCRETALPSARIQGERARTSGQMRLFAQVLRRGDFYGARIDRALPDRTPLPRPDLRQYRIGVGPVAVFGASNFPLAFSTAGGDTTAALAAGCPVVFKAHSGHMATAERVAEALIRAAERTGMPAGVFNMIFGAGVGEALVKHPGIQAVGFTGSLKGGRALCDMAAARPQPIPVFAEMSSINPVLVLPQALENRGPQMARELSASVVQGCGQFCTNPGLVLGIRSPAFSQFIECLTGQMAEHAPQTMLNAGTLGSYGKGVQALLAHPGIKHLGGLAQTDNQAQPQLFEADIRLLLEQDELLQEEVFGPCTVVVQVADEAELLRAVAALRGQLTATLLADDEDLMAFGHLFGMLEEKVGRVLLNGYPTGVEVCDAMVHGGPYPATSDARGTSVGTLAIDRFLRPVCYQNVPDALLPDALKNANPLGLQRLVDGQSSTAALN
- a CDS encoding Ldh family oxidoreductase: MTQAKGYDVQTLSGFVEQLFEKSGADAEVARVVTRVLLEGELLGHRTHGLNLVSRYIGGMQSGEVKAKAQLLEQVSDSGISSLFDGHYVLGPYCVSRALDSAAKGASEQGIGIAVVRRASHIGCLAAYLKPFTDRGLVAMVYSSDPSVGIVSAHGGIDPIYTPNPIAAGIPTRGEPILLDVSMSTVTLAMVGQCRDTGTRLPHPVVMSNEGQVSDDPSDFFTTPPGSILPLGGEAFGHKGFALALLVEALTSGLAGHGRKDGPDQWGASATAVVIDPRFFGGLEAFTEESSFLSKLILASRPIDPQRPVRLPGQAGLKLRAQALEQGLNLTPKVLDELNRTARQLQLPELP